A portion of the Halopelagius inordinatus genome contains these proteins:
- a CDS encoding SPFH domain-containing protein — translation MDLVTLQFGLGLGFGSYLVGLLVLLLAVVTVYQMVEIVDAYEKKALTVFGEYRRLLQPGISFIPPFVSRTYAFDMRTQTLDVPRQEAITRDNSPVTADAVVYIKVMDAKKAFLEVDDYKKAVSNLAQTTLRAVLGDMELDDTLNKRQEINARIRKELDEPTDEWGVRVESVEVREVNPSQEVQQAMEQQTSAERRRRAMILEAQGERRSAVETAEGEKQSNIIRAQGEKQSQILEAQGDAISTVLRAKSAESMGERAIIEKGMETLESIGQGESTTFVLPQELTSLLGRYGRQLSNSDVQEQAGLDSLDFDAETRELIGLDDIEEILGQIDQAAEMDVEELEQEAQAIKEGSDPDIKSADEIITEADAEDKADIRDSDEVVDDGADAAANPDSDEDTEVERELE, via the coding sequence TTGGACCTCGTAACACTCCAGTTCGGTCTCGGTCTCGGTTTCGGTTCGTACCTCGTCGGACTGTTAGTCCTCCTTCTGGCGGTCGTCACCGTCTACCAGATGGTGGAGATCGTCGACGCGTACGAGAAGAAGGCGCTGACGGTGTTCGGCGAGTACCGCCGACTACTCCAACCCGGTATCAGCTTCATCCCACCGTTCGTGTCGCGGACGTACGCCTTCGACATGCGGACCCAGACGCTCGACGTGCCGCGTCAGGAAGCCATCACGCGGGACAACTCGCCGGTCACCGCCGACGCCGTCGTCTACATCAAGGTGATGGACGCGAAGAAGGCGTTTCTCGAAGTCGACGACTACAAGAAAGCCGTCTCGAACCTGGCACAGACGACGCTTCGGGCCGTCCTCGGCGACATGGAACTCGACGACACGCTGAACAAGCGACAGGAGATAAACGCGCGAATCCGGAAAGAGCTCGACGAACCCACAGACGAGTGGGGCGTTCGCGTCGAGAGCGTGGAAGTCCGGGAAGTCAACCCCTCCCAAGAGGTCCAACAGGCGATGGAACAACAGACCTCCGCGGAACGCCGCCGCCGCGCGATGATCCTCGAAGCGCAGGGTGAACGTCGCTCCGCCGTCGAGACGGCGGAAGGTGAAAAGCAGTCGAACATCATCCGAGCGCAGGGTGAAAAGCAGAGCCAGATTCTCGAAGCGCAGGGTGACGCCATCTCCACCGTCCTCCGCGCGAAGTCCGCCGAGTCGATGGGCGAACGCGCGATAATCGAGAAGGGAATGGAGACGCTCGAAAGCATCGGACAGGGCGAGTCGACGACGTTCGTCCTCCCGCAGGAACTCACCTCGCTTCTCGGCCGGTACGGCCGACAGCTCTCCAACAGCGACGTTCAAGAACAGGCCGGTCTCGACAGCCTCGACTTCGACGCCGAAACCCGAGAGCTCATCGGCTTAGACGACATCGAAGAGATTCTCGGCCAGATAGACCAAGCCGCCGAGATGGACGTCGAAGAACTCGAACAGGAGGCCCAAGCGATAAAGGAGGGCTCCGACCCCGATATAAAGAGCGCCGACGAGATAATCACCGAGGCGGACGCGGAGGACAAAGCGGACATCCGCGACTCCGACGAAGTCGTCGACGACGGGGCGGACGCGGCGGCGAATCCCGACTCCGACGAAGACACGGAGGTCGAACGAGAGCTCGAATAA
- a CDS encoding NfeD family protein: MLGSSLSLLQFSIGPEALPLLLVTAGLGLTLAEALAPGAHFIVLGIALLAAGLVGLVLGPFAGPVVLGVLVLLFGSLALYGYRELDFYGGKGTGQTSDSGSLRGQTGRVTERVTPTDGEIKLLEGGGFNPHYAARSVSGEIAEGEEVIIVDPGGGNVVTVESLNAPQDEIDRELARDRVRSARDDDAAVESETERT; encoded by the coding sequence ATGCTCGGGTCGTCGCTCTCGCTGTTGCAGTTCTCTATCGGCCCAGAGGCGTTACCGCTCCTCCTCGTCACGGCCGGACTGGGTCTCACGCTCGCGGAGGCACTCGCGCCCGGCGCGCACTTTATCGTCCTCGGCATCGCGCTCTTGGCGGCGGGACTCGTCGGACTCGTCCTCGGGCCGTTCGCGGGACCCGTCGTCCTCGGCGTTCTCGTCTTGCTCTTCGGGAGTCTGGCGCTCTACGGCTACCGCGAACTCGACTTCTACGGCGGGAAAGGAACCGGCCAGACGTCGGACTCGGGGTCGCTCCGCGGGCAGACCGGCCGCGTGACGGAGCGAGTGACGCCGACGGACGGCGAGATAAAACTGCTCGAAGGCGGCGGGTTCAACCCTCACTACGCCGCGCGGTCGGTGAGCGGCGAGATAGCCGAAGGAGAGGAGGTCATCATCGTAGACCCCGGCGGCGGAAACGTCGTCACGGTCGAATCGCTCAACGCGCCGCAAGACGAGATAGACCGCGAACTGGCGCGGGACCGAGTTCGGTCGGCCCGAGACGACGACGCCGCCGTCGAGTCCGAAACCGAACGCACCTGA
- a CDS encoding restriction endonuclease, which yields MIPELEPDEFVSFLSDLWGERGWETTVQERANGTYFIIGERGDGKRGVLFVFPTTESHVSGQHLRRFVTLCGKKGVDVAVVATQGAYADEARKIADAKGIHLLDRSTLEGTVEEGEFHHVLREYTGGGPFDPILAKLRALGLPVPETLPVTLPFDPAEIQTRIRNRLGGYGGGSDDSDAADGPTPPDGANDDGDDGDGGGRLDALPVSPRTLLSVVVAALLLVAAGSVAGMLGLPGAGGGDESTAVSAVSTAGANASLDARWNAKTTDSVTINGTTYDAPPNETFVVVRMNVTNVGESPEQLSQSQLALEVAGDRYGYQPLRNATGFPAGGLFAPGESRDVWTVFSVPADAQSGTLLVQSRDGPGVRFTRDSSVAPDATEP from the coding sequence GTGATTCCCGAACTCGAACCGGACGAGTTCGTCTCGTTTCTCTCGGACCTCTGGGGCGAACGCGGATGGGAGACGACGGTCCAAGAGCGAGCGAACGGGACGTACTTCATCATCGGCGAACGCGGCGACGGAAAGCGAGGCGTGCTCTTCGTCTTCCCGACGACGGAGTCGCACGTCTCGGGGCAACATCTCCGCCGGTTCGTGACGCTCTGCGGAAAGAAAGGCGTGGACGTGGCCGTCGTCGCCACCCAAGGCGCGTACGCGGACGAGGCGCGGAAGATAGCCGACGCGAAGGGAATCCACCTCCTCGACCGGTCCACGCTGGAGGGTACCGTCGAAGAGGGAGAGTTCCACCACGTCCTCCGCGAGTACACGGGCGGCGGTCCGTTCGATCCGATTCTCGCGAAACTCAGAGCGCTCGGGCTCCCGGTACCCGAGACGCTCCCCGTCACCCTACCGTTCGACCCCGCCGAGATACAGACGCGAATCAGAAACAGGCTCGGCGGGTACGGCGGCGGGTCCGACGACTCCGACGCCGCCGACGGACCGACGCCACCCGACGGGGCGAACGACGACGGCGACGACGGCGACGGTGGCGGGCGACTCGACGCGCTTCCGGTGTCGCCGCGGACCCTCCTCTCCGTGGTCGTCGCGGCACTGCTGTTGGTCGCCGCGGGGTCAGTCGCGGGGATGCTCGGACTCCCCGGGGCGGGCGGCGGCGACGAATCGACGGCGGTCTCCGCCGTCTCGACGGCCGGCGCGAACGCGAGTCTCGACGCGCGGTGGAACGCGAAGACGACGGACAGCGTCACGATAAACGGGACCACCTACGACGCGCCGCCGAACGAGACGTTCGTCGTCGTTCGGATGAACGTCACGAACGTCGGCGAGTCGCCCGAACAGTTGTCACAGAGCCAGTTGGCGCTCGAAGTGGCGGGCGACCGGTACGGCTACCAACCGCTTCGGAACGCGACCGGGTTCCCCGCCGGGGGTCTGTTCGCGCCGGGCGAGTCGCGCGACGTGTGGACGGTGTTTTCGGTGCCCGCCGACGCCCAAAGCGGGACGCTCCTCGTACAGTCGAGAGACGGGCCGGGCGTCCGATTCACGAGAGATAGCTCCGTCGCCCCGGACGCGACCGAACCGTAG